A section of the Candidatus Hydrogenedentota bacterium genome encodes:
- a CDS encoding putative DNA binding domain-containing protein — MDKSTLLEIVANGENSGVEFKRDDCRPEQLAKEVVAMANAYGGCILLGVEDDGSISGIQRPKLEAWIMDAVFAAKVHPMMVPFYEEIELDWGKRVAVITFPQGPSKPYVLRHNSREEIYIRLGSTSRVATREQQARLYAAGGMIHAELLAVPGTTLDCLDLERIRDYLSRILNDPTLPDSDDAWRARLVGLGLMADANAARQSATIAGLALFGYAPRRYFRQAGIRLMAFDGTDKDYKARFDKVLDGPLVALRSGQQDGLIELFTSHIQELISEETDTVAADFRRSRQWHYPPEVIREVLINALAHRDWTRPVDIEITVYADRLECISPGPLPNSMTVEKMVAGQRSMRNQVILDVLRDYGYVDARGMGVRTKIIPLMRRENGVDPIFEATEDYVKTVLPRGNAAV; from the coding sequence ATGGACAAATCGACACTTCTTGAAATAGTCGCCAACGGCGAAAACTCCGGTGTGGAGTTCAAGCGGGACGACTGCCGCCCGGAGCAACTTGCCAAAGAGGTCGTCGCGATGGCGAACGCCTATGGTGGCTGCATTCTTCTGGGTGTTGAGGACGACGGCTCTATCAGCGGTATCCAGCGCCCGAAGTTGGAAGCATGGATCATGGACGCCGTGTTTGCCGCGAAGGTGCATCCGATGATGGTGCCGTTCTATGAAGAGATTGAACTGGACTGGGGAAAGCGCGTGGCGGTAATCACTTTTCCCCAGGGTCCCTCCAAGCCCTATGTGCTGCGTCACAATTCGCGGGAGGAAATTTATATTCGCCTGGGTAGCACATCCCGCGTTGCGACTCGAGAGCAGCAAGCGCGCCTCTATGCAGCCGGGGGCATGATTCATGCCGAGCTGCTGGCCGTGCCGGGAACGACCTTGGACTGCTTGGACCTCGAGCGCATCCGCGACTATCTGAGTCGCATATTGAACGACCCGACCCTGCCGGATTCCGATGATGCGTGGCGCGCGCGTCTTGTCGGACTGGGTCTCATGGCGGATGCGAACGCCGCGCGCCAATCCGCAACCATCGCCGGACTCGCCTTGTTTGGCTATGCGCCTCGGCGCTATTTTCGGCAGGCGGGCATTCGCTTGATGGCGTTTGACGGCACCGACAAGGACTACAAGGCGCGTTTTGACAAGGTGCTCGACGGCCCGTTGGTGGCGCTGCGTTCCGGTCAGCAGGATGGCCTGATCGAACTGTTTACCAGTCACATTCAAGAACTTATTTCCGAGGAGACGGACACGGTTGCCGCGGATTTTCGCCGCAGTCGGCAATGGCACTATCCGCCGGAGGTTATTCGTGAAGTGCTAATTAACGCCTTGGCCCACCGCGATTGGACCCGTCCTGTAGACATCGAGATTACGGTCTATGCCGATCGATTGGAATGCATCAGCCCCGGCCCTCTGCCCAATTCCATGACGGTGGAGAAAATGGTGGCGGGCCAGCGGTCCATGCGAAATCAGGTGATACTGGACGTATTGCGCGACTACGGCTATGTGGATGCTCGCGGCATGGGCGTCCGAACGAAGATAATCCCGCTGATGCGCCGGGAGAACGGCGTCGACCCTATTTTCGAGGCAACCGAAGATTATGTCAAGACCGTATTGCCTCGGGGCAATGCTGCGGTCTGA